The Cohnella abietis genome has a segment encoding these proteins:
- a CDS encoding ABC transporter substrate-binding protein, giving the protein MNHSEWEKLLEELPLGSGGFSPKSMKQIKERIRLNGKRKSPIRGIAIAAVCMLLVAVVWAVGDFSGALLPSSGAAKTDEQEFRLTVQYRDKSSFMAQFGSTYMLDHPKASFEVAVPSEEYEEKQDLASYKKWVSDSNADILQVPLAFFDDLATDGTIVPLDDLIRQEKLNLKALYPSGLDLVKEAGNGLIYGILDDFDMNMLIYNRSLFRSKGVSLPEQGATWDDIVRLAARFEGTSYQGKPVYGFSYGYAPDPFQMINDIGQSQALSIVDAKGRPQVNGASWKAIWSQVSEGLSKGWISNELPDNAEELDPLTAAIAGNPFYSGRSAMTLQPYLSWYVMSEAIQRGLLQDEWGVIPLSAPTTPGKVSALTNSTIYSINAKSANQPQAMKFLHFLASKERSNKAVEMGGPSLLFAATPDAKIGEDSPVNRYYETGLDVSAVMQQAERSRLPAYGQVISVLSANANAAVRDIVAGQSTVDEALARLQADAEQAAMLGVSEASR; this is encoded by the coding sequence ATGAATCATTCCGAATGGGAGAAGCTCCTCGAAGAGCTTCCGCTCGGCAGCGGCGGCTTCTCCCCGAAGTCCATGAAGCAAATTAAGGAGAGGATACGATTGAATGGTAAACGCAAAAGCCCCATCCGAGGCATTGCGATCGCGGCGGTTTGCATGCTGCTAGTGGCCGTCGTCTGGGCAGTCGGGGATTTCAGCGGGGCGCTCCTTCCGAGCTCTGGGGCAGCGAAAACAGACGAGCAAGAGTTTCGGCTGACCGTGCAGTATAGGGACAAATCGAGCTTTATGGCTCAGTTCGGCTCGACTTATATGCTTGATCACCCGAAAGCGTCGTTCGAGGTCGCCGTACCAAGCGAGGAGTACGAAGAGAAGCAAGACTTGGCGTCCTACAAGAAATGGGTAAGCGATTCTAACGCGGACATTCTTCAAGTTCCGCTCGCTTTCTTCGACGACCTCGCCACGGATGGCACGATCGTTCCGCTTGACGATCTAATTAGACAGGAGAAGTTGAATCTCAAAGCACTCTACCCGTCCGGGCTCGATTTGGTCAAGGAAGCGGGCAATGGGCTAATATACGGAATACTCGATGATTTTGATATGAATATGCTGATTTACAACCGGTCTCTGTTCCGGAGCAAAGGCGTGTCGCTCCCCGAGCAAGGCGCGACGTGGGACGACATCGTCCGCTTAGCCGCGCGCTTCGAAGGCACGAGTTACCAAGGCAAGCCGGTGTACGGCTTCTCGTATGGATACGCTCCGGATCCGTTTCAAATGATTAATGACATCGGGCAGTCCCAAGCGCTGTCGATCGTGGATGCGAAGGGTCGCCCGCAAGTAAACGGCGCCTCATGGAAAGCCATCTGGAGCCAAGTATCGGAAGGTCTTAGCAAAGGCTGGATCAGCAATGAATTGCCGGATAATGCTGAAGAGCTCGACCCGTTAACGGCGGCTATCGCTGGCAATCCGTTCTATAGCGGCCGCTCCGCGATGACGCTGCAGCCTTACCTTTCGTGGTACGTCATGAGCGAGGCGATCCAGCGGGGCTTGTTACAGGACGAATGGGGGGTTATTCCGTTGAGCGCGCCTACTACGCCGGGTAAGGTTAGCGCGCTGACTAACTCTACGATCTATTCCATTAACGCCAAGTCTGCCAACCAACCGCAGGCGATGAAATTCCTCCATTTTCTAGCAAGCAAGGAACGGTCGAACAAGGCCGTCGAGATGGGGGGACCGAGCCTGCTGTTCGCGGCGACGCCGGACGCGAAGATCGGGGAAGACTCTCCAGTTAATCGCTATTACGAGACCGGGCTGGATGTGTCCGCCGTGATGCAGCAAGCAGAACGTAGTCGGTTGCCCGCGTACGGCCAAGTCATAAGCGTTCTGTCGGCGAACGCGAACGCAGCGGTTCGGGACATTGTGGCCGGACAGTCGACGGTTGACGAAGCGCTGGCCCGGCTGCAGGCGGATGCGGAGCAGGCTGCGATGCTCGGTGTCTCGGAGGCGAGTCGATGA
- a CDS encoding RNA polymerase sigma factor: MKKKELCGVALVVLVEEVAGVDYEYIKQMDEGIDRNALLDELMMTFGKDVWNYAFYLTRRRELAEDIAQETFIKAYNAIYSFRSGMTMKAWLLTIARNTARDYFKSSWFRRVQLVWEEYETSVFQPSAEKQWFVSQEQREVWNAVLSLPLKQRETLLLYAHHHLTLKEIAELLQLSEGTVKSRIFRARATISRKLGKPAAFEGGKRP; encoded by the coding sequence TTGAAAAAAAAGGAACTATGCGGCGTCGCGCTCGTTGTTTTGGTAGAGGAGGTTGCCGGAGTGGATTACGAGTATATCAAGCAAATGGACGAAGGGATCGACCGCAACGCCTTGCTCGACGAGCTGATGATGACGTTCGGCAAGGATGTGTGGAACTATGCGTTCTACTTGACGCGTCGCCGGGAACTGGCCGAGGATATCGCCCAGGAAACGTTCATAAAAGCCTACAACGCGATTTATTCGTTCCGAAGTGGGATGACGATGAAGGCGTGGCTACTCACGATCGCCCGCAACACGGCGCGGGATTACTTTAAATCTTCGTGGTTCCGCCGCGTCCAGCTGGTCTGGGAGGAGTACGAGACGAGCGTGTTCCAGCCTTCCGCGGAGAAGCAATGGTTCGTGTCGCAGGAGCAACGCGAAGTGTGGAATGCCGTTTTGAGCTTGCCGCTGAAGCAGCGTGAGACGCTGCTGCTGTACGCGCATCACCATCTCACACTGAAAGAAATCGCGGAATTATTGCAGCTTAGCGAAGGGACGGTCAAGTCGCGTATTTTTCGCGCGCGGGCCACTATTAGCCGCAAGCTGGGCAAGCCTGCGGCTTTTGAAGGAGGAAAGCGTCCATGA
- a CDS encoding S-layer homology domain-containing protein yields MIRLKKHLSILLSALLVLQLFSSLIGVGSVSASPGTPYIGSQIDFWVTGVNDTPQSKLRDKQRGNPLAELVLGVETEIVLHAKNKAAAGSGKTAYNVGLELVLPDGIVLASSESPSTLEPQSDGSTIAFWKDIKDLAGNEEFEFPVKVKVTDNYLKKAPPAAVKYGDSLPIKSSLYASSDARQLYYEAIAPTSQVTTNVKVVPFSVRIIHDAKNVKGAGSDLTVPVGGAEWGELPYTVKIINNTRDITTFSKFTQTVGGALEVYGFAGATTSAQTVSGSDRKIEWTGLSLTAGASKQLTFKTAYFHKDIVSGVENQGAVITHGTERNISFAYTANVNGVTYTDDALHPVAAKSVSHDIVVYKSVALPTGKSTIGYGDVLKYTLTVKVNEYESVSNVHVKDTIGDGQTFVKYISTPGTVASPTKSGGKTVLDWDLGTLSYSDAAKRQITLEYEVKVDNAWTAAHGEGPIVANDVLVNDVEVSGETVSSGVVKDSDYTEVYVGTPTINERITMVNGGTIVRGSPVNPQTQSVTVGDNVDFHVGYDAIGLQAKQHNVRIYDYLPLGTTLVGDPTSYVIDTIVPTYDPVQNLLIWDWAAVNRKINEGQLAELFKEIKVLVTDNTSSVKKDKGAKNLVKLSYENSDGIVESKRQEVKLVYEEPEVIISRSVNKTTNLVGTDEVTITLTLTNTGTTPAYHVKLTETVPTDLTTPQPFGSYTFTAVGNVLSFAEVPQINPGQSVIVQYKANVINPIGAAREIVLEKAAWTYVGQNDTNIVHRTYNGLETTQTKLYAKSPVITKEVVDTSNDKNNLRVGDWVVYKVDVQVPANTIAYAPSVINEIPNNETLTNIYKNYDTSTHVGTIPVTATPVAGKVTINVPSPAAGDRYTYYYKTTVNRINPGAQEDHQSDAWFEWNDDSSLSTPPHHHSISPVAKVTVTVKAPQLEITLSPNAASMKKGDSAKQFTATVRNKGKNTAYSFTPTAVLPAGFIFGANPNNYNISGQTISFGLVTSLAPNAEIAYTFNAALDHVEGAGSTKSITGNTGDYYSKDTDGTKYDYTIGTSAITVPSVTITNAITATSSGDLTKIRPGDTVDYQIIVTVPKGTQAFDLVVKDTLANLGNFDIVNKPQSLAASGNILTATLENQDATLNEIVHTFNLQLRAKTDKFLVGDPTVYSTSAIAYWNTSSGVGPVQTAPATTSITVVQPVLGISAVAIAAPNKIFNNDNKEISVSFRLTNAGTSVAKNASVKVNLPVGVAVKTGTISDNGVLNGVGNEITWTGLSGSNQDVTFVVTSTTAVSPGSTLNINATLLSYNSRDAEPTKEYTPNAQAQQVLTIAPVTATASITSTTNNSVTTVRPGDEVTYKLAINIPINTTTFNTRLDELTTLTGLTIISVKPVGGSTITPTAEHIFPLGDLVGALTPIEYEIVAKVRTDQSPNQNPYTATYTPILTYDSLKVSGTPKPVTVTALDISVAEPKLSLLLSGTKTQFDEADETITYTLKVTNGGQSPAFNPALELTLPTGVHFVDVGSEAVVTVIGDGTVPSVHFTWAPGTIAAGAYKELVFTASPDAATEVKKAFDIDFTLLQYFSLPNSGGKQYASLNSNKLNVTIEGAHLLNTAPDQRVAAAQDATFEHTLTNTGAGADTFDVSAVFPYSADVYVDGIKVIDNKSAVDALLANIPLPPGGTSTLKWVIHVPEGTPYDNDNPQLINLEAKGIISLKSTLATDKLYIVGSELDGWTGSQARIGWTEPTFAPGDPIKLSATSSNDIQKLKASYVYDGHTVDVLFTLDNPTTYVTDGYKIWSNVFTRLPDDILNGLGNSNSFQVTFEGLSSTDAVIQTDDWSSASTGANNAFTVRNSLIIKGLITDGSTAIGIPEAKVTLYNEDANHLLVATVTADTNGDYNFGQQKAARYSLVVEKEGYASGQTQFFALASSADTEIVVDVALTAYKLALDANPSTIVGDGHSQSRLTATITDLEGNPVAGLPVTFTAPPGKGSFPSGATAVTDANGKASVLFQSSQISGILSERFPVTATAFDTSHNKLAQANIIVTFEPASIEGIVTEMVNGVAVPVSGAVVVISKDFDNDGVIDFTGTAVTGADGKYTIAIPRGNVQYDLVITKPVQVGGHTENIAFQQTVTAGNISGLGNDVFVPNKGATGIILFSLSGGGAGLLAPALQSKLTVRLLDITSNAQVGASEPLALNGTFSLKNVPQGSYKLELSYELAPGRSIIVNGTVNGLPTVQVTQGGELNIIQELIDPYGKITDYDTNAPIEGAHVELYYADTPRNILKGLVPNTPVSLPAIVGFAPNDNASPQDSDAAGDYAFMVYDHTDYYLRVTKPGYHGYISPTISVELDIVRHDLTLSRIVSTGPSNGSGGGGTIPLPGQRDLAAHLYSDKASYEEGSEITYTVVYTNKTNEIAHGVVVQAEVPLFTSVSDAANGSVNGNLISWKIGDLPAGGKGTIVYKVKVQATGLLKAEVRVDNTATITSTDNLINVDDDTSKLQVLLFSKRYAEQRHTRYILGYPDGEFKSQRTITRAEIAAIFARLLDLRSTVTGAKLFPDVEPTFWAGGYIEATVKAGLFSGYEDKTFRPNNAITRAELSQVISKYLKLTAPAPADLHFTDIGQHWAKNAIEEIYRYHIISGYPDGTFGPGRKMIRAEAVAMINRLLFRGPLTQTGQTFPDVSPSFWAFGDVEESVKSHSYKRNSDGSESMTELIPEPIW; encoded by the coding sequence ATGATTCGTTTGAAGAAGCATTTATCTATTCTGCTGTCGGCACTGCTCGTACTGCAGCTATTCAGCAGCCTTATTGGCGTGGGTTCGGTGTCCGCAAGTCCGGGTACTCCGTATATTGGAAGCCAGATTGATTTCTGGGTTACTGGCGTCAATGATACGCCGCAATCTAAACTGCGGGATAAACAGCGGGGCAATCCTCTGGCCGAGCTAGTGCTCGGGGTAGAAACTGAAATTGTGCTGCACGCCAAAAACAAGGCTGCTGCCGGATCGGGGAAAACCGCCTATAATGTAGGCCTTGAGCTTGTGCTACCGGACGGCATCGTACTTGCTAGCAGCGAAAGCCCAAGCACGTTGGAGCCACAGAGCGATGGGTCAACCATTGCGTTCTGGAAAGATATTAAAGATTTAGCCGGCAATGAAGAATTCGAATTTCCGGTTAAGGTGAAGGTAACGGATAACTATCTCAAAAAGGCGCCGCCTGCCGCTGTAAAGTACGGCGATAGCTTGCCGATCAAGTCAAGCCTTTATGCCAGCAGCGATGCGCGTCAGCTCTATTACGAAGCTATTGCGCCAACAAGTCAAGTGACCACTAATGTGAAGGTTGTGCCTTTTTCGGTTCGCATTATTCATGATGCCAAAAACGTCAAGGGCGCTGGCAGCGATTTAACGGTTCCGGTAGGAGGAGCTGAGTGGGGGGAGCTTCCGTATACAGTTAAGATAATCAACAATACGCGGGATATTACTACTTTTAGTAAGTTTACGCAGACTGTTGGTGGCGCGTTAGAAGTGTACGGATTTGCTGGCGCGACAACAAGCGCTCAGACAGTTAGCGGATCGGATCGAAAAATTGAATGGACAGGCTTATCTTTAACTGCAGGGGCAAGCAAGCAACTGACGTTTAAGACAGCTTATTTCCATAAGGATATTGTGTCAGGCGTTGAAAATCAAGGAGCCGTTATTACGCATGGAACGGAACGAAATATCTCTTTTGCTTATACGGCAAACGTTAACGGTGTAACGTATACAGATGACGCGCTGCATCCTGTAGCAGCGAAGTCCGTATCGCATGATATAGTCGTATACAAAAGCGTAGCACTACCCACAGGAAAATCCACGATCGGTTACGGCGATGTGTTAAAGTACACGCTTACCGTAAAGGTAAACGAGTATGAATCCGTATCGAACGTACATGTAAAAGATACGATTGGCGATGGGCAGACCTTTGTTAAGTATATTTCAACGCCAGGAACGGTGGCTTCTCCAACAAAATCAGGCGGGAAGACCGTGCTGGATTGGGATTTAGGCACGCTCAGCTATTCTGACGCTGCCAAGAGACAGATTACACTGGAGTATGAAGTAAAGGTAGACAATGCCTGGACTGCTGCGCACGGGGAAGGCCCGATTGTTGCGAACGATGTGCTCGTCAACGATGTAGAGGTGAGCGGTGAAACCGTTTCTTCCGGAGTTGTTAAGGACTCCGATTACACGGAAGTGTACGTGGGAACTCCAACCATAAATGAGCGTATTACCATGGTCAATGGCGGTACTATTGTACGGGGCAGTCCTGTTAATCCGCAGACTCAATCTGTAACCGTTGGGGATAACGTCGACTTTCACGTAGGCTATGATGCGATTGGCTTGCAAGCGAAGCAGCATAACGTGCGTATTTACGATTATTTACCGCTCGGAACGACACTTGTGGGCGACCCTACAAGCTACGTAATCGATACGATTGTACCTACCTATGACCCTGTGCAAAATTTGCTAATCTGGGATTGGGCCGCTGTCAATCGTAAGATTAATGAAGGTCAATTAGCTGAGCTATTTAAAGAAATTAAAGTGTTGGTAACCGATAATACAAGTTCCGTAAAGAAGGACAAAGGCGCCAAAAATTTGGTGAAGCTGTCTTATGAGAATTCAGACGGCATCGTAGAGAGCAAACGTCAGGAAGTAAAGCTGGTGTATGAAGAGCCTGAGGTTATCATCAGCCGTTCTGTCAACAAGACGACAAATTTGGTAGGCACTGATGAGGTAACCATTACCCTTACGTTAACGAATACCGGCACCACACCGGCTTACCATGTTAAGCTGACTGAAACGGTGCCGACGGATCTGACTACTCCACAGCCTTTCGGAAGCTATACGTTTACAGCAGTGGGGAATGTGCTGAGTTTCGCAGAGGTTCCGCAGATTAATCCGGGCCAGAGCGTGATCGTACAATATAAAGCTAATGTGATTAATCCGATTGGCGCAGCCCGGGAGATTGTTCTTGAGAAAGCGGCATGGACTTATGTGGGCCAGAATGACACAAACATCGTTCACCGTACATACAACGGGCTTGAAACAACGCAAACAAAGCTGTATGCGAAATCTCCAGTTATTACTAAGGAGGTTGTGGATACTTCCAATGATAAGAATAACCTTCGTGTAGGCGACTGGGTTGTGTACAAAGTCGATGTTCAAGTGCCTGCAAATACAATCGCGTACGCTCCATCAGTTATTAATGAAATACCGAACAATGAGACATTAACTAATATTTACAAAAATTACGATACATCTACACATGTAGGAACTATTCCTGTCACCGCTACACCAGTAGCTGGAAAAGTGACGATAAACGTTCCGTCGCCTGCAGCGGGAGATCGTTATACGTATTACTATAAAACGACAGTGAATCGAATTAATCCCGGTGCACAGGAAGATCATCAATCCGATGCCTGGTTTGAGTGGAATGACGACAGTTCGCTCAGTACGCCGCCGCACCATCATTCCATTTCACCTGTAGCTAAGGTGACGGTGACGGTTAAAGCGCCTCAATTAGAGATCACTCTTTCACCGAATGCGGCTTCAATGAAGAAAGGCGATTCGGCTAAACAATTCACAGCTACAGTGAGAAACAAAGGTAAAAATACAGCCTATAGCTTTACGCCGACTGCTGTATTGCCGGCTGGCTTCATATTTGGCGCGAATCCGAACAATTACAACATTTCGGGTCAAACAATAAGCTTTGGACTAGTAACTAGCTTAGCTCCAAATGCCGAAATAGCATATACGTTCAATGCGGCTTTAGATCATGTGGAAGGCGCCGGTTCAACGAAATCCATTACAGGTAATACGGGTGATTATTACAGTAAGGATACGGATGGAACGAAGTATGACTACACCATCGGCACCAGCGCTATAACCGTGCCAAGCGTAACGATAACGAATGCGATCACAGCAACCTCAAGCGGAGATCTTACCAAGATTCGTCCGGGAGACACCGTTGATTACCAAATAATTGTCACAGTACCGAAAGGTACTCAAGCATTTGATTTGGTTGTAAAGGATACGCTGGCGAATTTGGGCAATTTCGATATTGTTAATAAGCCGCAATCGCTGGCAGCCAGCGGCAACATTTTGACCGCAACACTTGAGAATCAGGATGCAACGCTCAATGAAATCGTCCATACGTTTAATTTGCAATTGAGAGCAAAGACAGACAAGTTCTTAGTCGGCGATCCAACCGTGTATAGCACGTCGGCCATCGCGTATTGGAACACAAGTTCTGGAGTTGGGCCCGTGCAGACAGCCCCAGCTACTACAAGTATTACTGTAGTTCAACCTGTGCTAGGTATTAGTGCCGTAGCAATAGCGGCACCTAACAAGATTTTTAATAACGATAATAAGGAAATCAGCGTTTCCTTCCGATTGACGAATGCGGGAACGTCCGTCGCCAAAAACGCGTCCGTGAAAGTGAACCTTCCAGTCGGAGTGGCGGTTAAGACAGGTACTATTTCCGACAACGGCGTGCTGAATGGAGTTGGCAACGAGATTACTTGGACGGGACTGTCCGGCAGCAATCAAGATGTCACGTTCGTAGTGACGAGCACGACGGCGGTAAGCCCAGGCTCCACCTTGAACATTAACGCGACGCTACTGTCTTACAACTCGCGCGACGCCGAACCGACGAAGGAGTATACACCGAATGCACAGGCACAGCAGGTGCTGACGATTGCACCGGTGACGGCAACGGCTTCGATTACTTCAACGACGAACAACAGCGTCACTACAGTGCGTCCAGGCGACGAAGTCACTTACAAGCTGGCTATCAATATTCCTATTAATACTACGACATTTAATACTAGATTAGATGAGCTGACTACTTTGACCGGTCTGACAATTATTAGTGTGAAGCCGGTTGGCGGAAGTACGATAACGCCTACTGCAGAACATATTTTCCCGCTGGGCGATTTGGTTGGCGCTTTGACTCCAATTGAATATGAGATCGTAGCCAAGGTAAGAACGGATCAAAGTCCAAATCAGAATCCTTATACGGCAACATACACACCGATTTTAACTTACGATTCCTTAAAAGTATCAGGAACGCCAAAACCGGTTACCGTCACGGCGCTGGACATTAGCGTAGCGGAGCCTAAATTAAGCTTGCTTCTGTCTGGAACGAAAACTCAGTTTGATGAAGCAGATGAGACAATTACTTATACGCTGAAGGTAACGAACGGCGGGCAGTCTCCGGCATTTAATCCTGCATTGGAGTTGACGCTTCCAACAGGAGTACATTTTGTTGATGTTGGCTCAGAGGCTGTTGTTACGGTCATTGGAGATGGAACGGTGCCTTCCGTTCATTTCACTTGGGCCCCTGGAACGATAGCAGCGGGAGCGTATAAAGAGCTGGTGTTTACTGCATCGCCTGATGCCGCTACGGAAGTGAAAAAAGCGTTTGATATTGATTTCACTTTGCTGCAATATTTTTCATTGCCGAATAGTGGAGGCAAACAATACGCGTCCTTGAATTCTAATAAATTGAATGTGACCATTGAAGGCGCCCACTTATTGAATACTGCGCCGGATCAACGTGTTGCGGCGGCACAGGACGCGACATTCGAGCACACATTAACGAATACGGGCGCAGGTGCGGATACCTTTGATGTTTCAGCCGTATTCCCGTACTCTGCCGATGTATATGTCGATGGCATTAAAGTCATTGACAATAAATCAGCGGTTGATGCTTTATTGGCGAATATTCCGCTGCCACCAGGCGGAACGAGCACATTAAAATGGGTCATTCATGTTCCCGAGGGAACGCCGTACGATAATGACAATCCTCAATTGATCAATTTAGAGGCCAAAGGGATAATCAGCCTCAAATCGACACTTGCAACGGATAAGCTATACATTGTTGGTAGCGAACTGGATGGATGGACAGGCAGCCAAGCGCGCATAGGATGGACAGAGCCGACTTTTGCGCCGGGCGACCCTATCAAGTTGTCTGCCACCAGCTCAAACGATATTCAGAAGCTGAAAGCTAGCTATGTATATGACGGCCATACCGTTGATGTGTTGTTTACACTGGACAATCCAACGACCTATGTGACGGATGGATATAAGATATGGAGCAATGTGTTTACAAGATTGCCGGACGATATTCTCAATGGTCTAGGCAACTCGAACAGCTTCCAGGTGACTTTTGAAGGTCTTAGCTCTACCGATGCGGTTATTCAAACCGACGATTGGAGCTCAGCCAGCACAGGAGCTAACAACGCTTTTACAGTGAGAAACAGCTTGATTATTAAAGGATTAATTACGGATGGATCTACAGCAATCGGCATTCCTGAAGCGAAGGTTACGCTTTATAACGAGGATGCTAACCATTTATTAGTCGCTACGGTTACTGCAGATACCAACGGCGATTATAACTTTGGCCAGCAAAAAGCGGCTCGTTACAGCCTCGTTGTAGAGAAAGAAGGCTATGCGAGCGGACAAACACAATTTTTCGCATTAGCTTCGAGCGCCGACACGGAAATTGTAGTTGATGTCGCACTGACAGCTTACAAACTAGCACTTGATGCCAATCCTTCGACTATCGTTGGCGATGGGCATTCGCAATCGAGATTGACAGCTACGATAACTGATCTGGAAGGAAATCCGGTTGCAGGGCTGCCGGTAACGTTCACGGCTCCTCCTGGCAAAGGCTCGTTCCCATCAGGAGCAACGGCGGTAACTGACGCTAACGGGAAAGCATCCGTGCTGTTCCAATCGTCGCAAATCTCCGGTATTTTGTCGGAACGCTTCCCAGTAACGGCAACAGCCTTTGATACAAGCCATAATAAATTGGCACAAGCCAATATTATTGTAACTTTTGAGCCTGCTTCTATTGAAGGAATTGTGACCGAAATGGTTAATGGCGTTGCTGTTCCAGTGAGCGGAGCGGTTGTTGTCATATCCAAGGATTTTGATAATGACGGCGTGATCGATTTTACTGGCACTGCAGTAACAGGAGCGGACGGCAAATATACAATTGCGATTCCGCGCGGCAATGTCCAATATGATTTGGTTATTACAAAACCTGTTCAGGTTGGAGGACATACCGAAAATATCGCATTCCAACAGACGGTAACTGCAGGAAACATCAGCGGACTAGGCAACGATGTGTTCGTACCTAATAAAGGCGCAACCGGCATTATTTTGTTCAGCCTATCCGGCGGCGGAGCTGGCCTTCTTGCTCCTGCGCTGCAATCCAAGCTAACGGTTCGCTTGCTGGATATCACTAGTAACGCCCAGGTTGGCGCTTCAGAGCCGCTTGCGCTTAACGGTACTTTCAGCTTGAAGAACGTGCCACAGGGAAGCTATAAGCTGGAGCTGAGCTATGAGCTTGCACCAGGACGTTCTATTATTGTCAATGGAACTGTAAATGGGCTGCCTACGGTGCAGGTAACGCAAGGCGGAGAACTGAACATTATCCAAGAGCTCATTGACCCTTACGGAAAAATTACCGACTACGACACGAACGCTCCGATTGAAGGAGCGCATGTAGAATTGTATTATGCTGATACGCCAAGAAACATCTTAAAAGGCCTTGTTCCTAATACGCCTGTATCATTGCCTGCCATTGTCGGTTTTGCTCCGAATGATAATGCCAGCCCACAGGATTCCGATGCGGCAGGGGATTATGCTTTCATGGTATACGATCATACCGATTATTACTTGAGAGTAACAAAACCCGGCTATCACGGATATATAAGTCCTACCATTTCAGTAGAGCTAGATATTGTTAGACATGATTTAACATTGAGTCGAATTGTTTCAACAGGTCCATCCAATGGATCTGGAGGCGGTGGAACGATCCCATTGCCTGGACAAAGAGATCTGGCCGCTCACCTTTACTCGGACAAAGCAAGCTATGAGGAAGGCAGCGAAATTACTTATACTGTGGTATACACCAATAAAACAAACGAAATTGCGCATGGTGTAGTGGTTCAGGCTGAGGTGCCGCTGTTCACCAGCGTTTCGGACGCAGCTAACGGATCCGTTAATGGCAATCTCATCAGTTGGAAAATAGGCGATCTTCCGGCCGGAGGCAAGGGCACCATCGTTTACAAGGTAAAGGTGCAAGCCACAGGCTTACTGAAAGCCGAAGTACGGGTGGACAACACAGCGACTATAACCAGTACGGACAATCTAATTAACGTAGACGACGACACATCCAAGCTTCAGGTACTTTTATTCTCGAAACGTTACGCGGAGCAGCGGCACACTCGTTATATACTCGGATATCCGGACGGCGAGTTTAAGTCGCAGCGCACTATAACAAGAGCGGAAATTGCAGCTATCTTTGCCCGCCTTTTGGACTTGCGCAGCACCGTAACAGGCGCGAAGCTATTCCCGGATGTGGAGCCAACTTTCTGGGCTGGCGGATATATTGAGGCCACAGTGAAGGCTGGGTTATTCAGTGGTTATGAAGACAAAACGTTCCGCCCGAATAACGCCATTACCCGCGCGGAGCTTTCACAAGTCATCTCCAAGTACTTGAAGCTGACTGCTCCCGCTCCAGCTGATCTGCACTTTACGGATATTGGGCAGCACTGGGCAAAAAATGCTATCGAAGAGATTTACCGTTATCACATCATTTCCGGTTATCCAGACGGCACTTTCGGCCCAGGCAGAAAAATGATTCGCGCCGAGGCAGTTGCCATGATTAACCGTCTGTTATTCAGAGGCCCGCTTACGCAGACAGGCCAAACGTTCCCTGACGTCAGCCCTTCATTCTGGGCGTTTGGCGATGTAGAGGAAAGCGTGAAGTCGCATAGCTATAAACGGAACTCGGATGGTTCGGAATCGATGACGGAGCTCATCCCTGAGCCGATTTGGTAA